In Juglans regia cultivar Chandler chromosome 13, Walnut 2.0, whole genome shotgun sequence, the following proteins share a genomic window:
- the LOC108979736 gene encoding transcription factor RSL2-like: MSMDFCLAGMKNSSSFLIERNDCLDKETSEENAEESAGYVTEAVSLDMDSHPIRGSKMSAPDSIVEDKCNNSSGKSKKRSRSSNAVLKNIRNLQPKKNRQLSWPSNEEEDGNNGLVGQSLSSCSSEDDPKASQELNGGVTSKLDSNSIGPAALNLKGKTRARRGSATDPQSLYARKRRERINERLRILQNLVPNGTKVDISTMLEEAVHYVKFLQHQIKLLSSDDLWMYTPIAYNGINIGLV; encoded by the exons ATGTCCATGGATTTTTGTTTGGCTGGCATGAAAAACAGCAGCTCCTTTCTCATTGAACGAAATGATTGCTTGGACAAAGAAACGAGTGAAGAGAATGCAGAAGAGTCTGCTGGATATGTGACCGAAGCTGTTTCTCTTGACATGGATTCACACCCCATAAGGGGATCCAAGATGTCAGCTCCTGATTCAATCGTGGAAGACAAATGTAACAACTCATCTGGGAAATCCAAGAAAAGATCTCGGAGTTCAAAT GCCGTCCTAAAGAACATAAGAAATCTACAACCAAAGAAGAATCGTCAGCTTTCTTGGCCCAGCAACGAGGAAGAAGATGGGAATAATGGTCTTGTTGGGCAAAGCTTGAGCAGCTGCTCCTCAGAGGATGACCCCAAAGCTTCTCAAGAACTGAATGGAGGAGTGACCTCAAAATTGGACTCAAACTCAATAGGGCCTGCAGCTTTAAACTTGAAAGGCAAAACAAGAGCCAGGAGGGGGTCAGCCACTGATCCCCAGAGCCTTTATGCAAGG aaaaggagagagaggatAAATGAGAGGCTGAGGATCCTACAGAACCTTGTTCCTAATGGAACAAAG GTTGATATTAGCACAATGCTTGAGGAAGCTGTccattatgtaaaatttttacaGCACCAGATTAAG CTCTTAAGCTCCGATGATCTGTGGATGTATACTCCCATCGCTTACAACGGAATCAACATTGGACTTGTCTGA
- the LOC108979728 gene encoding transcription factor RSL2-like, with protein sequence MEQIGVISEGEWVSLSAMHTAEEADFMVQWLDKPSIPNEINTCSSLGVPFTFWPFYDSTMNMAGLTESSCISLEFPSTRFYSLPLESSYSGGSLSQKSDYLSDPQPILTSTYNFMSMDSVPYLIDGDDCSNQEMVKGDAEESAGNMPETVLLHKDLQQKRKTDVPKPDLISEVNRNKRIAQSKKSHMLSLTSNREKGGCLCLDGQSSSSCSSEDDSNTSQELNGVTPSLSSKELPALNKKGKARATRGSASDPQSVYARKRRERINGRLRILQNLVPNGTKVDISTMLEEGVEYVKFLQLQIKLLSSDDLWMYAPFAYNGVDIGLDLKINLPKQQIR encoded by the exons ATGGAGCAGATAGGAGTCATTTCTGAGGGAGAATGGGTCTCTCTTAGTGCAATGCATACAGCGGAGGAGGCCGATTTTATGGTCCAGTGGCTTGATAAACCTTCAATACCCAATGAGATAAATACCTGTTCAAGCTTAGGAGTCCCATTTACTTTTTGGCCTTTTTATGATTCAACCATGAACATGGCAGGGCTCACTGAaagttcatgcatttctttGGAATTCCCTAGTACTAGATTTTACAGTCTTCCATTGGAGAGTAGTTATAGTGGTGGTAGTCTGAGCCAAAAAAGCGACTACTTGAGTGATCCCCAACCAATTTTGACATCCACTTATAACTTCATGTCCATGGATTCAGTTCCTTATCTCATTGATGGGGATGACTGCTCGAACCAAGAAATGGTCAAGGGAGATGCAGAGGAGTCTGCTGGAAACATGCCTGAAACTGTTCTCCTTCACAAGGATTTACagcaaaaaaggaaaacagatGTTCCAAAACCAGACTTGATCTCGGAA GTTAATAGGAACAAGAGGATTGCGCAGTCCAAGAAAAGTCACATGCTTTCTTTGACAAGCAACAGAGAAAAAGGTGGTTGTCTTTGCCTTGATGGACAGAGCTCGAGCAGCTGCTCCTCGGAGGATGATTCCAACACTTCTCAGGAGCTAAATGGAGTGACTCCAAGCTTGAGCAGCAAAGAGCTTCCTGCTCTCAACAAAAAAGGCAAAGCAAGAGCCACAAGAGGATCGGCCAGTGATCCCCAGAGCGTCTACGCAAGG aaaagaagagagagaataaatgGGAGGCTAAGAATCCTACAGAACCTTGTCCCTAATGGAACAAAG GTTGATATTAGCACAATGCTTGAGGAAGGTGTTGAATATGTTAAGTTTTTACAGCTCCAAATTAAG CTCTTGAGCTCCGATGATCTATGGATGTATGCTCCCTTCGCTTATAATGGAGTGGACATTGGACTTGATCTGAAGATCAACCTGCCCAAACAacagataagataa